The DNA segment GCGCGGGGATATCGGTATTCGGTCCGATGATGATGCCGATCTCGCTGGTGTAGCGGCGCGTCATGCGCTCCAGCTCACCTCGCGACAGCGTGCGCGGATCGACGCGAATACCGCCCTTCGCGCCGCCGTACGGCACGTTGACCGCAGCGTTCTTCACCGACATCCACGCCGACAACGCCATCACTTCCGACAATGTCACGTCCTGGTGATACCGCACGCCGCCCTTGCCCGGACCACGCGACACGTTGTGCTGAACGCGATAGCCTTCGAAGTGAGCAACCGTGCCGTTATCCAGTTCGATAGGCACGTCGACCACCAGAATGCGCTTCGGGCGCTTCAGCGTTTCGAGCCAGCGGGACAGGGAGCCGAGATAAGGCGCGACGCGATCGACCTGGCGCAGGTAGTTGCCCCACGGGCCGAGATCGTCTTTATTCAGGTAGGAAGGAACGGCCTGCAAGGTGGATGCGGATTGTGCTGCTTGAGACGCTTGTGCGGCGTGTGCTGCCTGTTGCTGGGATGACATGAACGCTCCGGCGTTGATCGAATGACAGCATTGTCGAAAAACGCCGATTTGAAATCCAATGCCGATTCCTTATCCGATTATGTTTTTTATGCATAACCCTTCAGAAGCCGCAAATTCATGTCGTCCGCGAGCAGGACAACGACCTTACGCGCCGCGCTGCGCCAGTTCTCCGGATACCACGTCCCATAGCTGCCTCACGAGCATCTGGCGCGCGTCGTCACTCTTCGCGGCCAGCTTGTCGCGGTACAGCCGAATCTCCATCGTAAGCGTAAGCTGCCCTTCCGGCGTGCTACGCGTCGCGCGATCGAGGCGGATCAGCTTGCCGTCCGCCACTGCATCTTCCACGGCGCTATGCGGCAGAAACGCGACGCCGTGACCGGCTAGCGCCATTGCCTTGAGCCCTTCGGCCATGTCGGTTTCGTAGAGCCGGTCCAGATACAGACGTTCGGGCGCGTTGGCCAGAATCACCTCGGTCATGCGGCCGAGGTACGCGTTCGGCGTATAGGACAGATACGGCGCGGGCGATTCAGGCGTGCCCGGCAACGTGTGACGCGGCCGGCCGGCGCGGCCCGGCGCCGAGAACGGGCTGATCGGCTCGTTGCCGAGCGTCAGCATGTCGTAGCGGCCGGGATCGAGCGCCACCGGATGGCTGGGATGGTGATAGCCCATCATCAGATCGCAGCCGCCTTCCACGAGCGCAAGCGCCGCGTCGTGCACGTTCAGCGCGCGCAGCCGCGTGTGGATCGGACCCATTTGCGCTTCGATCCGCTGGAGCCAGCGCGGGAAGTACGTGAGCGATAACGTGTGCGGAACAGCGAACTCGATCGTCGCCTGCGGCGTCGCCGTGTGACCGCGCAGCAGCGCGCGCGCCTCGTGAAACTGCGAGAGCATGGCGAGCGCCTGCTCGTTGAATACCTGACCGGCCGCCGTCAGCCGCGTCGGATACACCGAGCGATCGATCAACTCGGTGCCGAGCCACGCCTCGAGCGCCTGAATGCGCCGCGAAAAAGCCGGCTGCGTGACGTGCCGCAATTCTGCCGAGCGGCTGAAACTACGCGTTTCCGCGAGCGAGACGAAGTCTTCGAGCCATTTCAGTTCCATGCGTAGCCTGCTGCCGGCGGAAAGAGGAAGTCAGCATTCTAGATGCTGATGTGCTGATGGAAGGCGGTTGCAGCGCCGAACGTCATGGAGACCGCTTATGTCGCGAGTGCGAGTGCGAGTGCGAGTGCAGGCGCGAGTGCGAGTGCAAGCGCCAATGCCGATGACAACGCAGCATCAAAGCGAACGCAAAACCAACGCCAGGCGAGCAAGCCGGCACAAATCGGACTTCGCCGATAGGCCATCCAATGGCGGCCCGATATCGTGCCCGGCACGACCCGCCGCCTTGCCCCCTCACTTTCTTACGCCGCCCATGCGTCCACACGTCTCCATCATCACGCCGACGGCCCACCGCGAACACCTGCTGCCTGCCATCGCGCGTTGCGTGCTGCGCCAACGCGTCGAATGGGAATGGCTGATTCTCGACGACAGTGCGCAGCCCAGTGCCTATCTGCAAGCGCTCGCCTCCACGGATGCGCGCATCCGCTATTTCCACTCGCCCGCGCGCATGTCGATCGGCGCCAAGCGCAACTTTCTGGTTGCCGAGTCGCGCGGCTGCGTGATCGCCCATTTCGACGACGACGACCACTACGCGCCGCACTATCTCGCTCACATGCTCGCCACGATGCAGGAGAGCCACGCCGATCTGATCAAACTGTCCGGGTTCTTCATGTACGCGCCGCACACGCAGTTCTTCGGTTATATGGATCTGAACGCCAAGGTCGGGCTGCATTACGAACTGAGCGGCCGCACGGTGAGTCACATCGAATTCCACGAAAAGATGCAGATCGGCGCGGATTTCATCCTTTTCTACGGCTTTTCTTACGTGTACGACAAGGCACGCGCCGCGATATCCGCGTTCGACGACGTCGATCTGTACGACGACGAAAGTTTCATCCGCCGCGTAGTGAACGCAGGCCGCAAGGTGATCGCGGTCGACGATCCGCAGGCCAGCTGCCTCCACCTCGTTCACCCGGCATCCACGTCGCGGTGTTTCTCGCGGCATTCAATGCCATCCTTTCTGCTGCCGACGCTCTTTCCCTGCTACGAGGGCTTTGTGGAGTAAGCACGCAAGAGGCGCGAGCGCGCCCGCGCCGCCTTCCGCACACGGCGCGCAGGCGCGTGACCCAGTCGGGCGGCCGTCGCCGCGAAATCGGGGCAAACACCGTCCAGTGTTAAAATTCGCGGTTCTGGCAGTTTCTCCCGCGTTTTCAATCTTGCGCTTTGCCCTCACCCGGCCCCCATCATGTCCGACACTCGCCCCGACACCCTGTTCGCGCTGAACGCGCTCTCCCCGCTCGACGGTCGCTACGCGTCGAAAACCGAAGCCCTGCGCGACTGGCTCTCGGAAGCCGCTTTCATGCGCAATCGCGTGACGGTCGAAATTCATTGGCTGATTGCGCTGTCGCGCGCCGGTTTCGCGGAAGTGCCGCGTTTCTCCGAAGCGTCCGAACAATTCCTGCTGCAACTGGCCGAGCGCTTCACCGCGCACGACGCTGCGCGCATCAAGGAAATCGAGCGCGTCACGAATCACGACGTGAAAGCGGTCGAATACTGGCTGAAGGAATCGGTGAAGGGTCAGGCGGAACTGGAGCGCGCGAGCGAATTCATTCACTTCGCATGCACGTCGGAAGACATCAACAACACGTCGCATGGCCTGATGCTGGCCGGCGCGCGTGAGCACGTGATCCTGCCGGCGCTGCGCTCGGTGCATCAACGGCTCGTGGCGCTTGCCCACGCGCATGCCGCCCAGCCGATGCTGTCGCGCACCCATGGCCAGCCGGCCAGCCCGACAACGCTCGGCAAGGAAATCGCGAACGTCGCCGCACGTCTGGAACGCGCGATCGAGCGGATTGCGAAGGTCGAACTGCTCGGCAAGATGAACGGTGCGGTCGGCAACTTTAACGCGCATCTGTCCGCGTATCCGGAATTCGACTGGGAAGCGTTCTCGCGCGAAGTGGTCGAACAGCGTCTGAAGCTCACGTTCAATCCGTACACGATCCAGATCGAGCCGCACGACTACATGGCCGAACTGTTCGACGCGGTGTCTCGCGCAAATACGATCCTGCTGGATCTCGACCGCGACGTCTGGGGCTACATCTCGGTCGGCTATTTCAAGCAGCGTACGAAGGCCGGCGAAATCGGTTCGTCGACCATGCCGCACAAGGTCAATCCGATCGACTTCGAGAACTCGGAAGGCAACCTCGGTCTCGCAAACGCCACGCTGCGCCATCTCGCGGACAAGCTGCCGGTGTCGCGCTGGCAGCGCGACCTGACCGATTCGACGGTGCTGCGCAATATCGGCGTCGCGTTCGGCTATTCGCTGCTCGCGTACGATTCGCTGATCCGGGGTCTGGACAAGCTCGAAGTCAACGCGCAACGTCTGAACGAAGACCTCGATAATTGCTGGGAAGTGCTCGCCGAGCCGGTGCAAACCGTCATGCGCCGTTACGGCATCGAGAACCCGTACGAACAGCTGAAGGAACTGACGCGCGGCAAGGGCATTACGCGCGAAGCGCTGCAAACGTTCGTCAGCGGCCTTGCGATCCCGCAGGACGCGAAAGATCGTCTGCTCGCGATGACGCCGGGTTCGTACATCGGCAAGGCGGTTGAACTGGCCAAGCGGATCGCCTGACCGTTCCAGCTGGGCGCCGCCTGGCGCACAGCCCCACGACGCATAAAAAAACCGCTCCAGGAGCGGTTTTTTTACATGCACACGAGGCGCGAGCGCTCAGCGCAACTTGAGCTGGCGCAGCACTTCCTCGACGATCTCTTCCGGCGTCAGTTCGATACTCACCGTAATCGCTTCATCCGGGCCCGGCTCTTCGAGCGTATCGAGCTGGCTTTGCAGCAGCGACGGATCGAAGAAATGCCCGGTGCGCGTCGTGAGGCGCTCCTCGAGGACTTCACGCGAGCCTTTCAGATAGACGAAGCACACGTCCTTGTCGCCGTCGCGCAGCACGTCGCGATACGAGCGCTTGAGCGACGAGCACGTGAACACCGCCGTCTCGTGCGCTTTCTGCTTTTCCACGATGGCCGCGCGGATCGTGCGCAGCCACGGCCAGCGGTCGTCGTCGGTCAGCGGAATGCCCTTGTGCATCTTTTCCTTGTTGGCGGCGCTGTGAAATGCGTCGCCGTCGGTGAAGGCGCAGTGCAGACGTTCCGCCAGCATTTCGCCAATCTTCGTTTTGCCGGCGCCCGACACGCCCATTGCGATCAAAATCATCTGAAACTCCTTACACGACCGCCGCGAGTGCGAAGGTCAAACCCAAGCCCATCAACGATATGATGGTTTCGAGGAGCGACCATGTCTTGAAGGTCTGCCCCACCGTCATACCGAAGTATTCCTTGATCAGCCAGAAACCGCCGTCGTTCACGTGCGAGAAGATCAGCGAGCCCGAGCCGGTGGCCAGCACCAGCAGTTCCGGCTGAACCTGCACGGCGCCCGCCGCCGCGATCGGCGCGACGATACCGCAGGCGGTGGTCATCGCGACCGTCGCCGAACCGGTGGCGAGGCGGATCAGCGCCGCGACGAGCCAGCCGAACAGCAACGGCGACAAATGCGCGGACGTTGCCGCATTGACGATTTCCTTCGAAATGCCGCTGTCCATCAGCACGCGGCCAAAACCGCCGCCCGCGCCGACGATCAGCGTAATACCCGCGATCGGCGCGAGACAGTCGCCGCAAAACTTCTGGATCTGCTCACGATTGAAGCCGCGGCTCGCGCCGAAGGTCCAGAAGCTGACGAGCACTGCGATCAGCAGCGCGACGTCGGAGTTGCCGACGAAACGCAGCAGATCGTTCGGCAGCGTTTTCGGCGTGAATACGAGGTCGGCCCAGCTTCCCACCAGCATCAGGATAACCGGCAACAGGATCGTGAACAGCGTGATGCCGAAGCTCGGCAAGTCGCGCATCGGCGCGGCGCTTTTTGCGCCGCCCGGCACGCCATCTTTTGCGACGTCGTTGCCGTTGCTGTCGCCCGAACCGAGAAATTGCGACGCGAGCGCGTTGTCTTTCGGCAGCTTGATATAGCGGCTGATCATCAGCGAAAACAGCGGGCCGGCGACGATCGCCGTGGGAATGCCGACCACGAGGCCATACGCGATCGTCTTGCCGATGTCCGCATGGTAAGCCTGCACGGCCAGCATCGCGGCCGGGTGCGGAGGAATCAGACCATGCACGACGGACAGACCCGCCACCATCGGCAAACCGACCAGCAGCAGCGACTTGTTCGTGCGTTTCGCGACGTTGAACGCAATGGGAATCAGCAGCACGAAACCGACTTCGAAGAACACTGGCAAGCCAACGATGATCGCGACGACCATCATCGCCCAGTGAATGTGTTTTTCGCCGAATTTATTGATCAACGTGGTGGCGATGCGCTCGGCGCCGCCCGACTCGGCCATCATCTTGCCGAGCATCGTGCCGAGGCCCACCACGATCGCAATGTGCCCCAGCGTGTTGCCGTTACCCGTTTCGAACGATTTGACAATGGTCGCCATAGGCATGCCGGACGCGAGGCCCAGCAGCAGCGAGACGATGATCAGGACGAGAAACGGATAAACCTTGAAGCGCGTGATCAGCAGGATCAGCAATGCGATGGCGACGACCCCGTAGACCAGCAGCATGCTGCCGTGAACAGCTTCCATGAAGCTCCTCCTTGTGCGTTATTGATTGCGAGTGCCCGCGCCCGGCCGTGGCCCGGGCATGCGGAAAGCGGCCGGCACTCTGTCTCACGGCAACCTGCGTGGTGCCGGAAAACCCGGCTAGCCGCGCGGACGCTGAATTTTACTGTTTGTTTTCACAAAGCGCGCGCGAAATGCGCGCGCTCCCACCTCGTTGCTGCACGCACATAAAAAAGAGCCTCGCTGCGACAGCCGGGCGGGCTGTCGCAGCGAGGCTCTTTCATGCCGAGCGCAATGGTGGACTACGTTGCGCGTGCTGCCGTTAATGGGCGGGCGCGGCCAGTTGACTGGCGGCTCGCGCGAGGCGCGTGACTTCGTCCCAGTTCTGCGCGGCCAGCGCGGCCTTCGGCGTGAGCCACGAACCACCGACGCACACCACGTTGGGCAGCGACAGGAAATGCGTCGCCGTTTCCGCCGTAATGCCGCCGGTCGGGCAAAATTTCAGGTTCGGGAACGGACCATGAAAAGCTTGCAGCATCGGCACGCCGCCGGCCTGCTGCGCCGGGAAGAACTTCACGATCTCATAGCCGAGTTCGAGCGCGGTGATGATGTCGCTCGGCGTCATCACACCGGGCAGCAGCGGCAGGCCGGCGTCCTGCGCGGCCTTGTGCATGTCTTTCGTCAGGCCCGGCGACACGCCGAACTGCGCGCCCGCTTTCTTCGCCTGAGCACAGTGCTCCGGCTTCGTGATCGTGCCGACGCCAACCACGATGTCCTCGGCCAGCTGGCTTGCGCGTTCGATCGCTTCCAGTCCGGCCGCCGTGCGCAGCGTAATCTCCAGCACTTTCACGCCGCCCGCATGCAGCGCGCGCGACACGTGTTCACCCTGCTCGACCGAGTCGAACGCGAGCACCGGAATCACCGGGCCGAGGCGCACGATATCGCTTACTGTTTTCGACGTCATAGTCAGACTCCTTGGTTCTGCAGCGCTGAAGTAGCGCTTAGCTGGCTTGAGTGGTGCTCGTGTGCATTTCGCCGTGTGCGCGAGCGTGGCCGTGTTCGCCTTGTTCGGCGTGCTGCTGCGCCCGCTCGCCGACCATCGCGCCGAATACCGACGCGCCCTGCTCCGCAGGCGCCGCCGCTGCGCGGAACACGCCGAACAGTTCGCGGCCGAAACCCACTTCGTTTTCCGCCTGATGCTGCGGCACCGCGCAGGCGCGCGCGGCCCATTCCGCTGCGTCGATTTCGATGTCGAGCACGCCGGCGTCCGCGTCGATTTCAAGCATGTCGCCCGTGCGCACCTTGCCGATCGGCCCATGCAGCAACGCTTCCGGCGACAGATGGATCACTGCGGGCACCTTGCCCGATGCGCCCGACATGCGGCCGTCCGTGACCAGCGCGACATGAAAACCCTGATCCTGCAACACACCGAGGAGCGGCGTCAAACGATGCAGTTCCGGCATGCCGTTTGCCCGCGCGCCCTGAAAGCGCACCACGGCGATGAAGTCGCGCTTCAGTTCGCCTTTGTCGAACGCTTCCTGCACGGCTTCCTGCGAATCGAACACGATAGCCGGCGCCTTCACCTTGCGATGCTGCGCCGCGACCGCCGAAATCTTGATGACACCGCGGCCGAGCTTGCCCTGCATCAGACGCAAACCGCCGTCCGGCTGGAACGGCTCCGCGATGCCGCGCAGCACCGCCGTGTCTTCGCTCTTTTCCGTGCCGGGCACCCATTGCAGCTTGCCGTCGATCAGCTTCGGCTCTTTGGTGTAATGCCTGAGCCCCTTTCCCGCGACGGTGTTCACGTCTTCATGCAGCAGGCCGCCGTCCAGCAGATTGCGCACGAGGAACGCGACGCCGCCCGCCGCGTGGAAGTGGTTCACGTCGGCCTTGCCGTTCGGATAGATTTTTGCGAGGAGCGGCACGGCTTGCGACAGCGTGTCGAAATCGTCCCAGTCGATCACGATGCCGGCCGCGCGCGCAATGGCGACGAGGTGCAGTGTGTGATTGGTCGAACCGCCCGTTGCCAGCAAAGCGACGATGCCGTTCACGATCGCTTTTTCGTCGACCACATGGCCGATCGGCGTGTAATTGCCGCGGTCTGCCGTCAGATCGAGCACGCGCCGCGCGGCCTGCGCCGTCAGCGCGTCGCGCAGCGGCGTATGCGGATGCACGAAAGCCGAACTCGGCAGATGCAGGCCCATCACTTCCATCAGCATCTGGTTGCTGTTCGCCGTGCCGTAGAACGTGCAGGTGCCGTGGCTGTGATACGCGGCGGCTTCCGCCTCGAGCAATGCATCGCGGCCGCACTGGCCGGTCGCGAAAAGCTGACGCGTTTTGGCCTTGTCGTCGTTGGACAGGCCGCTGCCCATTGGACCGGCCGGCACGAAAATGGTCGGCAGATGCCCGAATTGCAGCGCGCCGATCAGCAGACCCGGCACGATCTTGTCGCAGATGCCGAGGCACAGCGCCGCGTCGAACATGTTGTGGGTGAGTGCGACGGCCGTGCTCATCGCGATGACTTCGCGCGAGAACAGCGACAGTTCCATGCCCGCGTTGCCTTGCGTGACGCCGTCGCACATGGCCGGCACGCCGCCCGCGAATTGCGCGACGCCGCCGTTTTCACGCGCGGCCTGCTTGATGATGTCCGGGTAGTTTTTGTACGGCGCGTGGGCCGACAGCATCTCGTTGTACGAGGAGACGATTCCGATGTTCGGTTCGCGGATCTGCTTGATGACGAGCTTGTCGTTGCCTTCGAGGCCGGCGAAACCGTGCGCGAGGTTCGCGCACGATAGCGCGCCGCGCGCCGGGAACTTGCCCTGCGCCGCGTGAATGCGGGCGAGATAGGCCTCACGGGTCGGCTTGCTGCGCTCGACCACACGCTGCGTAACCTTCAACAATTGCGAATGCGGGGAAACCATCGGAGCTCCTTCGTCGCTGGCTCACGGCGGCTGTAGGCGCGCACTATGCCAGGTAGGTATCGCGGGATAGGGATCAGTTGACGACGCCCATCTTAGTAGAAAAACTACATCATCGCAATGACTCGCGCTGCTGCGTTGCGGCATTGGACACTTGCCCAAAAGCCTTGTTCTGCCTGCCTTCGCAGTTTTCACAGCAGATCTCAGGGATAACCCCTACGGCCGGTATGTAGTTTTTGTACCTTCTTTTGGCATCAGCTATAGTCCACGCATTCTTCAGCATAGTGCGAGTTTTCCAATGATGCTGTCCCAAGTGGAAGCGATGCGCGAACAGTTGCGGCCGTCGGAGCGCAAACTCGCCGACTACGTGATCGAAGCGCCGCGCGAAGTGCTCGATCTGTCGATGACCGAAGTGGCCGCGCGCGCGGGCGTGAGCCAGCCGACCATTGCGCGGTTCTGCCATGCGCTCGGCTTTTCCGGCTTTCGCGAGTTCAAGATCAGGCTCGCGCAGGGAATCGCGTCGGGCGTGCCGACCGTCTATCGCGACGTGCGGCCGGACGAAGGCATGCCGGGCCTGATCGCGAAAGTGTTCGACCGGACCATTGGTACGCTGATCGAAGTGCGCAACAACCTGTCGCCGGATAGCGTCGAGGCGGCCGTGAATCTGCTCGCCGACGCGGCGCGTATCGAGTTCTACGGCGCGGGCGGCTCGGGCATTGCCGCGCAGGATATCCAGCACAAGTTTTTCCGGCTCGGCATGCCGAGCGTCGCCTACTCCGATCCGCATACCTATTCGATGTCGGCCGCGCTGCTCGGTCCCGGCGACGTGGTGGTGACGGTATCGAACACGGGACGCACGCGCGACATCATCGAAGCTGCGCGTTCTGCGCTTGCGCGCGGCGCGAAGGTGATCGCGATCACGCATGGCAGCTCGCCGCTTGCGCGGGTCGCGTCGATCAGTCTGTTCTCGAATGTGGTCGAAGAAAACGACGTGTTTTCGCCGATGACCTCGCGCATGTCGCATCTCGCGATCGGCGACATTCTGGCGGTGGGCGTGGCGCTCAGGCGCGGCCCCGAACTGGTGGAACGCGTGGGCCAGGCGAAAGACGCGATTGGACGCCTGAGAACCGAGGGCGGGGATTGAAGCGTTGACATGAAAAAAAGGCCCGCGCGATGCGCGGGCCCCGATGCTGAATGACGCGTTGCGGCGCGTTATTCCGCCAGCACGCGGACGTCGACGCGACGGTTCAGCGCGCGGCCCTGAGGCGTTGCGTTGGATGCGACCGGATCGGCGCTGCCCATGCCCTTCGCAATGAACTCGTCGGCATGAAGGCCGCCATTGCGCAGATACTGTGCGACGGATTCCGCACGCGCCTGGGACAGCGCGAGGTTGTGCGGTTCAGAACCGGTGCTATCGGTATAACCCGTCACCGTCAGGCGATGCAGCTGCAGGCCACGATTCACGCTCATGAAGTGATCGAGGTTCTGTTTCGCAACCGCAGTGAGTTCCGC comes from the Paraburkholderia sp. PREW-6R genome and includes:
- a CDS encoding gluconokinase codes for the protein MILIAMGVSGAGKTKIGEMLAERLHCAFTDGDAFHSAANKEKMHKGIPLTDDDRWPWLRTIRAAIVEKQKAHETAVFTCSSLKRSYRDVLRDGDKDVCFVYLKGSREVLEERLTTRTGHFFDPSLLQSQLDTLEEPGPDEAITVSIELTPEEIVEEVLRQLKLR
- a CDS encoding glycosyltransferase family A protein, which produces MPPHFLTPPMRPHVSIITPTAHREHLLPAIARCVLRQRVEWEWLILDDSAQPSAYLQALASTDARIRYFHSPARMSIGAKRNFLVAESRGCVIAHFDDDDHYAPHYLAHMLATMQESHADLIKLSGFFMYAPHTQFFGYMDLNAKVGLHYELSGRTVSHIEFHEKMQIGADFILFYGFSYVYDKARAAISAFDDVDLYDDESFIRRVVNAGRKVIAVDDPQASCLHLVHPASTSRCFSRHSMPSFLLPTLFPCYEGFVE
- the purB gene encoding adenylosuccinate lyase, with protein sequence MSDTRPDTLFALNALSPLDGRYASKTEALRDWLSEAAFMRNRVTVEIHWLIALSRAGFAEVPRFSEASEQFLLQLAERFTAHDAARIKEIERVTNHDVKAVEYWLKESVKGQAELERASEFIHFACTSEDINNTSHGLMLAGAREHVILPALRSVHQRLVALAHAHAAQPMLSRTHGQPASPTTLGKEIANVAARLERAIERIAKVELLGKMNGAVGNFNAHLSAYPEFDWEAFSREVVEQRLKLTFNPYTIQIEPHDYMAELFDAVSRANTILLDLDRDVWGYISVGYFKQRTKAGEIGSSTMPHKVNPIDFENSEGNLGLANATLRHLADKLPVSRWQRDLTDSTVLRNIGVAFGYSLLAYDSLIRGLDKLEVNAQRLNEDLDNCWEVLAEPVQTVMRRYGIENPYEQLKELTRGKGITREALQTFVSGLAIPQDAKDRLLAMTPGSYIGKAVELAKRIA
- a CDS encoding GntP family permease, coding for MEAVHGSMLLVYGVVAIALLILLITRFKVYPFLVLIIVSLLLGLASGMPMATIVKSFETGNGNTLGHIAIVVGLGTMLGKMMAESGGAERIATTLINKFGEKHIHWAMMVVAIIVGLPVFFEVGFVLLIPIAFNVAKRTNKSLLLVGLPMVAGLSVVHGLIPPHPAAMLAVQAYHADIGKTIAYGLVVGIPTAIVAGPLFSLMISRYIKLPKDNALASQFLGSGDSNGNDVAKDGVPGGAKSAAPMRDLPSFGITLFTILLPVILMLVGSWADLVFTPKTLPNDLLRFVGNSDVALLIAVLVSFWTFGASRGFNREQIQKFCGDCLAPIAGITLIVGAGGGFGRVLMDSGISKEIVNAATSAHLSPLLFGWLVAALIRLATGSATVAMTTACGIVAPIAAAGAVQVQPELLVLATGSGSLIFSHVNDGGFWLIKEYFGMTVGQTFKTWSLLETIISLMGLGLTFALAAVV
- a CDS encoding LysR family transcriptional regulator, which produces MELKWLEDFVSLAETRSFSRSAELRHVTQPAFSRRIQALEAWLGTELIDRSVYPTRLTAAGQVFNEQALAMLSQFHEARALLRGHTATPQATIEFAVPHTLSLTYFPRWLQRIEAQMGPIHTRLRALNVHDAALALVEGGCDLMMGYHHPSHPVALDPGRYDMLTLGNEPISPFSAPGRAGRPRHTLPGTPESPAPYLSYTPNAYLGRMTEVILANAPERLYLDRLYETDMAEGLKAMALAGHGVAFLPHSAVEDAVADGKLIRLDRATRSTPEGQLTLTMEIRLYRDKLAAKSDDARQMLVRQLWDVVSGELAQRGA
- a CDS encoding MurR/RpiR family transcriptional regulator, whose protein sequence is MMLSQVEAMREQLRPSERKLADYVIEAPREVLDLSMTEVAARAGVSQPTIARFCHALGFSGFREFKIRLAQGIASGVPTVYRDVRPDEGMPGLIAKVFDRTIGTLIEVRNNLSPDSVEAAVNLLADAARIEFYGAGGSGIAAQDIQHKFFRLGMPSVAYSDPHTYSMSAALLGPGDVVVTVSNTGRTRDIIEAARSALARGAKVIAITHGSSPLARVASISLFSNVVEENDVFSPMTSRMSHLAIGDILAVGVALRRGPELVERVGQAKDAIGRLRTEGGD
- the edd gene encoding phosphogluconate dehydratase; this translates as MVSPHSQLLKVTQRVVERSKPTREAYLARIHAAQGKFPARGALSCANLAHGFAGLEGNDKLVIKQIREPNIGIVSSYNEMLSAHAPYKNYPDIIKQAARENGGVAQFAGGVPAMCDGVTQGNAGMELSLFSREVIAMSTAVALTHNMFDAALCLGICDKIVPGLLIGALQFGHLPTIFVPAGPMGSGLSNDDKAKTRQLFATGQCGRDALLEAEAAAYHSHGTCTFYGTANSNQMLMEVMGLHLPSSAFVHPHTPLRDALTAQAARRVLDLTADRGNYTPIGHVVDEKAIVNGIVALLATGGSTNHTLHLVAIARAAGIVIDWDDFDTLSQAVPLLAKIYPNGKADVNHFHAAGGVAFLVRNLLDGGLLHEDVNTVAGKGLRHYTKEPKLIDGKLQWVPGTEKSEDTAVLRGIAEPFQPDGGLRLMQGKLGRGVIKISAVAAQHRKVKAPAIVFDSQEAVQEAFDKGELKRDFIAVVRFQGARANGMPELHRLTPLLGVLQDQGFHVALVTDGRMSGASGKVPAVIHLSPEALLHGPIGKVRTGDMLEIDADAGVLDIEIDAAEWAARACAVPQHQAENEVGFGRELFGVFRAAAAPAEQGASVFGAMVGERAQQHAEQGEHGHARAHGEMHTSTTQAS
- the eda gene encoding bifunctional 4-hydroxy-2-oxoglutarate aldolase/2-dehydro-3-deoxy-phosphogluconate aldolase, yielding MTSKTVSDIVRLGPVIPVLAFDSVEQGEHVSRALHAGGVKVLEITLRTAAGLEAIERASQLAEDIVVGVGTITKPEHCAQAKKAGAQFGVSPGLTKDMHKAAQDAGLPLLPGVMTPSDIITALELGYEIVKFFPAQQAGGVPMLQAFHGPFPNLKFCPTGGITAETATHFLSLPNVVCVGGSWLTPKAALAAQNWDEVTRLARAASQLAAPAH